The following nucleotide sequence is from Methylotenera sp. G11.
CAATTGATTTCATCAAAAAGCACACGGCGCCGGATGAACGTATCTATATCGGCCTGAACCGGCATGATAAAGTGTTTGTGAATGACGTTGCCAGTTACTTCCAGGCGCAAAGGATGCCTGCGACCAAGTGGCATCACTTTGACCCCGGGCTCCAGACTGCCGCAGGCGTGCAGGCTGAGATCATTGCTGAACTGGAGAAGCGCAAGTTGCAGTATGTCTGGCTGGAAGCCAGCTGGGATGATGTTGCTGAGCCGAATGAGAGCGCAAAAAGCAGCGGCGTACACCTGCTGGATGTTTATATACGCAATCATTATCACCTGGAACAGACGTTCGGCAGGATCGCAATCTGGAAACGCATAGCTGATTAAGGAATAACAATAAGGCGGAGGTTATGATGGATGCAGTTGAACGTTACATGCATGTAGCCGGACGGATATGCTGATGCAACGGAAAATAGTCTTGCCCGGCGGCGCCGGGCTTGTCGGGCAGAACCTTGTTGTGCGCCTCAAGGCACAGGGGTTTACCGATATTGTGGTTCTTGATAAGCATAGGGCGAATCTTGAAGTCCTGAAACGGCTGCAGCCTGAGATCGCGGCTGAGTTTGCAGACCTTGCCGAACCCGGCGATTGGCAGAGGCATTTCAGTGGTGCCGATGTTGTCGTCATGCTGCAGGCCCAGATAGGCGGCACGGACTACCGTGAGTTTGTACGGAATAATGTTGATGCTACACGCCTTGTGCTCGATGCAATCAAGGCTAACAATGTACCGCATCTGGTGCATGTAAGCTCATCAGTGGTAGAGTCCGCCGCTGAAGATTATTACACGTGCACGAAAAGAGACCAGGAGCAGCTGGTGCTGCGCAGTGGTATCGCCTGTGCGATACTGCGCCCGACTTTGATGTTTGGCTGGTTTGACCGCAAGCATCTGGGCTGGCTTTCGCGCTTCATGAAGAAAGCGCCGGTATTCCCGGTACCGGGAAACGGCCGTTACATGCGCCAGCCGCTTTACGTGGGTGACTTTTGCAACATCATCATCAGCTGCATCCGCAACAATATTGATCGCGGTATTTACAATATATCCGGGCATGAAAAGATCGATTATATCGACATCATCCGCGAGATCAAACGCGTAACCGGTGCAGGCGCGCCTATCGTTCATATTCCATTCGTGCTGTTTTACAGCTTGCTTTGGATTTGGGAGGTGTTCGACAGGAATCCGCCTTTTACCACGCAGCAGCTTGCTGCCTTGATTGCAAAGGACGAATTTGAAGTGATTGACTGGCCTGGGATGTTCAATGTGCCTGCCACACCTTTAGCCAAGGCGATAGAGGAGACTTTTGGCCACGCCGAATACAGCAAAGTGGTTCTGGAGTTCTGAGTTCCGATCAGGCCCCTTAATTGAAAGCATGTTAATCAACGCTGAAAACACGACTTGAATGAACATTGATTCAAATGAAAATTAAAGTACCCAATCCAGAGACCTTATCCATGCTTTTTATCGTGGCACTCTGGGGCATGATGATCGCAGCGGCCAACCCGGTCGGGGATTTTCCGCTGATTGATGACTGGGCGTATGCAGAGTCGGTAAGAGCCCTGCTGTATCAACACCGGCTGGTGATTTCAGACTGGTCGGCAATGAACTTGCTGACGCAGGTGGTATGGGGGTGGTTTTTTTCATGGCTGCTGGAGCCGTCATTCACTGTGCTGAGGATGTCGGTACTTGTGCTCGGCCTGCTGGGTGTCATGACTGCATTCAGGTTAAGCCGTGAGGCTGGCGTGCCATTGCCATTGGCCTTGCTGGGAGCGGTGCTGCTGATGGTGAATCCGGTTTATTTCACGATGAGCAATACGTTCATGACGGATGTGCCGTTTTTTGCTTTTTCTGTAATGTCGTTATTGTTCTTGGCCAGGGCTGTGCATAGTGACAGGACGCAGGATATCGTTGCCGGCACCGTGATGCTTGTCCTTGCGCTGCTGATCCGGCAGCTCGGTTTCGCAATTGCAATTGCCTATGCGCTTGCTTATATGGCCGGGCGCAGGCTGTCGCTGAATGCAATCACTCGGGCAGTCCTTCCTTTGCTGGCTTGCCTGCTTGTGCAGTTGTTATATCGTGCATGGCTCGATGTACATCACCAGCTGCCTGCGATGCATGGCTATCAGATTGATCAGATCAGGCGTGCATTTTCATTGCCTTTGCTGGATTTCGTGACGGTATTCGGGCTGAATGTTTTTAAAACGCTATTGTCTTTCGCACTGTTTCTATTGCCGCTGATACTGCTTATTTTTTTCTATTTGAATAAAAAGATCGATACCGTTACCGCTTGCCTGTTGGCGATCGGCACGCTTCTGCTGTATTACAGCCTGCGCCTGGCAGGCATGCAGCTGTTCCCGTTGCAAAGTTATCTTGAAGGGGCATTTGGTTTTGGCGGCAATATCCTAAGCGCTTTCGGGGTCGGCCCTTCATTGCAGTATGGCGCGGTGGGCTACTTCCCTGAATACCGGATCACGGTGGGTTACTGCTGGTTATTTATAGGCTTGCTGATCGTTTTTGCAGCAGGGCTGATGCTGCATTTTTTATTCACTGCGGTGCGCGGTTTGTGGCGCAGCAGGGATAAGATTGCGAAGGTATGGTTCTGCGAACAGGCTGAAGACATGCGGAAGATACGGCTATATATCTTATTCGGTGCTACCGCGCTCATCTATTGCGTACCTACTTTTCTGCTGCCTACCCTGTACGACCGTTATTTGCTGCTTCCCATGCTGGCCGCCAGTTTCCTGATGCAACTGAAAGTGTCTGCCGCCACCACACTTACACATGAACTGTCGCGTTCAAAAGTCGCCGTTGTCATTGTCATAACGGTGTCCGGCGCGATCATGACCAGCCTGGCTGCACATGATTACCTGGCCTGGAACCGCGTGCGCTGGGCAGCCCTGGACGACCTGGTGAAGCGGCAGGGCGTGGCGCCGGAGCGGATAGACGGCGGTTTTGAGTTTAACGGGATGTACCTTTTTTCCAAAGACCACCTGAAGCCACGCCCCAAAGGCTGGTGGGTAGAGGATAATGAATACCTGGTTGCATTTTCACCAGTGTATTTCACGATCGTTAAAGGCTATACATTAGAGGCAAGCTATCCGGTCGAGGCATATTTACCTTTCAGCCCCCAGCATATCCATGTGTTGCATCGAAAATAAAGCGTATGAACGATCAAGTTGACAGTCGTAAGAGCTCACAGCCCATCGCGGTACTTGGTGCCGGCCCGATGGGGCTGGCTGTTGCATACCAGCTGGCTCTTGATGGATACCGCCCCGTATTGTTCGAGGCGGATGACCGCATAGGCGGCATGACTGCCAGTTTTGATTTCGGGGGGATTGATATAGAGCGCTATTACCATTTTCATTGCATTTCCGACCATGCTTTTTTATCCATGCTTGATGAATTAGGCCTGGGCGGAAAAATGCGGTGGGTAGAAACTAAAATGGGCTATTGGTATCAGGGGCAGCTACAGCCATGGGGAAACCCGCTGGCGCTGCTCAGGTTTCGTGGCCTCGGGCTTGCAGCCAAGCTGCGTTATGGCCTGCATGCCTATCTCTCCACTAAGCGGGTTAACTGGCAGGCGCTGGATCAGGTTGAAGCCACCGCCTGGATCAGGCGCTGGGTAGGTGACGAGGCTTATGAGGTTCTGTGGCGCAGGCTGTTCGATTATAAGTTCTATGATTATGCCGGCGGGCTTTCCGCAGCCTGGATATGGAGCCGCATACGGCGCATCGGGCGCTCACGCTACAGCCTGTTTCGTGAAAAACTGGGTTACCTGGAAGGCGGCTCCAATACACTGCTGA
It contains:
- a CDS encoding NAD-dependent epimerase/dehydratase family protein, which codes for MQRKIVLPGGAGLVGQNLVVRLKAQGFTDIVVLDKHRANLEVLKRLQPEIAAEFADLAEPGDWQRHFSGADVVVMLQAQIGGTDYREFVRNNVDATRLVLDAIKANNVPHLVHVSSSVVESAAEDYYTCTKRDQEQLVLRSGIACAILRPTLMFGWFDRKHLGWLSRFMKKAPVFPVPGNGRYMRQPLYVGDFCNIIISCIRNNIDRGIYNISGHEKIDYIDIIREIKRVTGAGAPIVHIPFVLFYSLLWIWEVFDRNPPFTTQQLAALIAKDEFEVIDWPGMFNVPATPLAKAIEETFGHAEYSKVVLEF
- a CDS encoding glycosyltransferase family 39 protein, with the protein product MKIKVPNPETLSMLFIVALWGMMIAAANPVGDFPLIDDWAYAESVRALLYQHRLVISDWSAMNLLTQVVWGWFFSWLLEPSFTVLRMSVLVLGLLGVMTAFRLSREAGVPLPLALLGAVLLMVNPVYFTMSNTFMTDVPFFAFSVMSLLFLARAVHSDRTQDIVAGTVMLVLALLIRQLGFAIAIAYALAYMAGRRLSLNAITRAVLPLLACLLVQLLYRAWLDVHHQLPAMHGYQIDQIRRAFSLPLLDFVTVFGLNVFKTLLSFALFLLPLILLIFFYLNKKIDTVTACLLAIGTLLLYYSLRLAGMQLFPLQSYLEGAFGFGGNILSAFGVGPSLQYGAVGYFPEYRITVGYCWLFIGLLIVFAAGLMLHFLFTAVRGLWRSRDKIAKVWFCEQAEDMRKIRLYILFGATALIYCVPTFLLPTLYDRYLLLPMLAASFLMQLKVSAATTLTHELSRSKVAVVIVITVSGAIMTSLAAHDYLAWNRVRWAALDDLVKRQGVAPERIDGGFEFNGMYLFSKDHLKPRPKGWWVEDNEYLVAFSPVYFTIVKGYTLEASYPVEAYLPFSPQHIHVLHRK